In Micromonospora sp. NBC_01813, the following are encoded in one genomic region:
- a CDS encoding GNAT family N-acetyltransferase → MEIRRITRVDEVLAAGQLFDERPSRPATERFVADERHHLLIAYLDDGTPAGMITGVEMTHPDKGTEMFLYELGVDDAYQGRGIGRALVAALAELARGRGCFGMWVITDGDNAAALATYRRAGGASEDGQVVLAWTFDEP, encoded by the coding sequence CCGCCGGCCAGCTGTTCGACGAGCGGCCGAGCCGGCCGGCGACGGAGCGGTTCGTCGCCGACGAGCGGCACCACCTGCTGATCGCCTACCTCGACGACGGCACGCCGGCCGGGATGATCACCGGCGTGGAGATGACCCACCCAGACAAGGGCACCGAGATGTTCCTGTACGAGTTGGGTGTCGACGACGCGTACCAGGGTCGGGGGATCGGTAGGGCGCTGGTCGCCGCGCTCGCCGAACTGGCCCGGGGCCGGGGCTGTTTCGGCATGTGGGTGATCACCGACGGGGACAACGCGGCGGCGTTGGCGACGTACCGGCGGGCGGGTGGCGCAAGCGAGGACGGTCAGGTCGTGCTCGCCTGGACGTTCGACGAGCCATAG
- a CDS encoding PucR family transcriptional regulator codes for MHGELQRIVDTVAARVGRPALIEDRRQRVVVYSEHTGLMDDVRRTSILRRHTTPEVVAWFRDVGIMKARDPVRTPACPELELLPRVCVPIRHQDLLLGFVWFIDADGTMTDADIATAVATTADLALALYRTNLIGELASQREAEAARTLLSDSADTRAETVRSLLSDGVLASDGQSTALVAQLVPARGQTLDEVARIALEQALVATRRWVGTREALHLVRHDHGVLLLRDARLAGRGSPPATARHLSEALQTATARLAPVVRAVVGVGQPRPRLADTIDSYAEALQSARVAVQLPALGHVVTWANLGIYRLLSQIDGGQLDLAGVHPGLERMLRDDTHQVLLETLEVYLDLAGNAHATAERLRLHRTTLYYRLQRVEQLADTDLKDGNERLCLHLALKLSRLTRPPRPAG; via the coding sequence ATGCACGGAGAGTTGCAACGCATCGTCGACACGGTCGCGGCGCGGGTCGGCCGGCCGGCGCTGATCGAGGATCGCCGGCAACGGGTCGTCGTCTACAGCGAACACACCGGGCTGATGGACGACGTACGCCGGACCTCGATCCTGCGCCGGCACACCACCCCGGAGGTCGTCGCCTGGTTCCGCGACGTCGGCATCATGAAGGCCCGCGACCCGGTACGCACCCCGGCCTGCCCCGAACTGGAACTACTGCCCCGGGTCTGCGTACCGATCCGGCACCAGGACCTGCTGCTGGGTTTCGTCTGGTTCATCGACGCCGACGGCACCATGACCGACGCCGACATCGCCACCGCCGTGGCCACGACGGCGGACCTGGCCTTGGCGCTGTACCGGACGAACCTGATCGGCGAGTTGGCCTCGCAGCGGGAGGCCGAGGCCGCCCGTACCCTGCTGTCCGACTCCGCCGACACCCGCGCCGAGACGGTCCGGTCGCTGCTGTCCGACGGGGTGCTCGCCAGCGACGGCCAGAGCACCGCGCTCGTCGCCCAGCTGGTCCCCGCGCGCGGTCAGACCCTCGACGAGGTGGCCAGGATCGCGTTGGAGCAGGCGCTGGTGGCGACCCGCCGCTGGGTCGGCACCCGGGAGGCGTTGCACCTGGTCCGGCACGACCATGGGGTGCTGCTGTTGCGCGACGCCCGGCTGGCTGGGCGAGGTTCGCCACCGGCGACCGCCCGACATCTCAGCGAGGCGCTGCAAACCGCCACCGCCCGGCTGGCGCCGGTGGTCCGGGCCGTGGTCGGTGTCGGCCAGCCCCGGCCCCGGCTGGCCGACACCATCGACTCGTACGCGGAGGCGCTGCAGTCGGCGCGGGTCGCAGTGCAGCTGCCGGCCCTGGGGCACGTCGTCACCTGGGCCAACCTGGGCATCTACCGACTGCTGTCGCAGATAGACGGTGGACAGCTCGACCTCGCCGGGGTGCATCCGGGCCTGGAGCGGATGCTGCGCGACGACACCCACCAGGTGCTGCTGGAGACGCTGGAGGTCTATCTGGACCTGGCCGGCAACGCGCACGCCACCGCTGAGCGCCTACGCCTGCACCGCACCACGCTCTACTACCGGCTGCAACGGGTCGAGCAGTTGGCCGACACCGACCTGAAGGACGGAAACGAACGGCTGTGCCTGCATCTGGCGCTGAAGCTGAGCCGGCTCACCCGCCCACCCCGGCCTGCCGGCTGA
- a CDS encoding dihydrodipicolinate synthase family protein, translated as MPVPTRPRRPWHQVVAAVVTPFRRDLTVDFDRLQEQVRWLAEQGCHGVAAACAFGEYQTLSDAERVDLVRAAVQSAPADWPVLAGAGGYGSRQARHWAEQAAAAGAAAVLVPPPAGHPASAAEVVAHFREVAAVGLPVVAVNDPAQSRVDLTPDLLATVAETDGVVAVVDATADVRRTHRIRDLCPHLGLLAGTGDVLLESVVCGATGWLTGLANTLPALSVRLFDSCAGGDVTAALPLYAGLHPLLSWEGRPDAVQAVKLGMDIVGRYGGPCRPPRNPLPPVEETRLRRDLARALGAAADR; from the coding sequence TTGCCCGTCCCGACGCGGCCCCGCCGGCCCTGGCACCAGGTGGTGGCGGCGGTCGTCACCCCGTTCCGCCGGGACCTCACCGTCGACTTCGACCGGTTACAGGAACAGGTCCGCTGGCTCGCCGAACAGGGCTGCCACGGGGTGGCGGCGGCCTGCGCGTTCGGCGAGTACCAGACGCTGTCCGACGCCGAACGCGTCGACCTGGTCCGGGCCGCGGTGCAGTCGGCGCCGGCCGACTGGCCGGTGCTGGCCGGTGCCGGCGGGTACGGCAGCCGGCAGGCCCGGCACTGGGCCGAGCAGGCGGCGGCGGCCGGAGCGGCGGCGGTGCTGGTGCCGCCGCCGGCCGGTCATCCGGCGAGCGCGGCCGAGGTGGTCGCCCACTTCCGGGAGGTGGCGGCGGTCGGACTGCCGGTGGTGGCGGTGAACGATCCGGCGCAGAGTCGGGTCGACCTGACCCCGGACCTGCTGGCCACGGTCGCCGAGACCGACGGCGTGGTGGCGGTGGTCGACGCCACTGCGGACGTACGCCGGACGCACCGCATCCGCGACCTGTGCCCACATCTGGGCCTGCTGGCCGGCACGGGTGACGTGCTGCTGGAGTCGGTGGTCTGTGGCGCCACCGGTTGGCTGACCGGGCTGGCGAACACGTTGCCGGCGCTGTCGGTGCGGCTGTTCGACTCCTGTGCCGGCGGCGACGTGACGGCCGCGTTGCCGCTGTACGCGGGACTGCATCCGTTGCTGAGCTGGGAGGGCCGGCCGGACGCGGTCCAGGCGGTCAAGCTCGGGATGGACATCGTCGGGCGGTACGGCGGCCCGTGCCGGCCACCGCGTAACCCGTTGCCGCCGGTCGAGGAGACCCGGCTGCGCCGTGACCTGGCCCGGGCGTTGGGTGCCGCCGCCGACCGGTGA
- a CDS encoding M6 family metalloprotease domain-containing protein gives MRLLSTRRPVRRALLGAAVVTALIVPTGGATVVAAPGNPAGGGGPFEILDPQYWQNPDTMTWDDWVAVPGRDWSDPTVTGSERNFDIALVTLDYPDEPFVVTQRARSTVFGNPQASAANIPRDQVAQFYTDFLNTPNDLNKGHTLHEYWMQDSNGKYGVDLTGFGPYEMPSKSYQYGIDNGFNPGACPAGEQCARNIRTDGLGAWRAAVGDEVADSYELVFILSAGQDESSTWQEFGQMMFQTKEDVPDAWGPPDPNLPNWARTRYVEWTSWKAAASIWPNAGGGSSTQAESSGMGVYAHELSHLLSIGDNYNNPYGSPLRRTYTGIWGMMSRGSFNGPGGPHSRWQIPPTNGASMGSLHMVRDKIKIGLLGEEHLLRLSREALASSGIVVAEVTARSVDAGPNGLTGINIAMDRDRSPACSTSADPLCDGGNFNNYTVEVVDRMGADSFTPDAGVLLSKTKNADSAPFVWVVDANPQDIDMVDFYQPDGTPQKITMGDYRQLSDALFHAGSGSGSEFEYVDEANRLHFYILDLRRDRDGVLSYTVAVRSLDGAGGPSTHGVAVGDGRVTTPNSKPTNRGVTCSFDLTNTGTYSAGGQQHPEDVSAYLDSDVYRLSTRAAGIGWRSELPNELATVEFGKSTTVKVSVAAAADAVPTGYIKLTATSVSDPTKTVTETCRVNKS, from the coding sequence ATGCGCCTACTGTCCACCAGACGTCCGGTGCGCCGCGCGCTGCTCGGCGCGGCCGTCGTGACCGCACTGATCGTGCCGACGGGCGGGGCCACCGTCGTCGCCGCGCCGGGCAACCCGGCCGGCGGCGGCGGGCCGTTCGAGATTCTCGACCCGCAGTACTGGCAGAACCCGGACACGATGACCTGGGACGACTGGGTGGCGGTGCCGGGCCGCGACTGGTCCGACCCGACGGTGACCGGATCGGAGCGCAACTTCGACATCGCGTTGGTCACCCTGGACTATCCGGATGAGCCGTTCGTGGTGACGCAGCGGGCCCGCTCGACGGTCTTCGGCAACCCGCAGGCGAGCGCCGCGAACATCCCCCGGGACCAGGTGGCGCAGTTCTACACCGATTTCCTGAACACCCCGAACGACCTGAACAAGGGTCACACGCTGCACGAATACTGGATGCAGGACTCAAACGGCAAGTACGGCGTCGATCTGACCGGCTTCGGTCCGTACGAGATGCCGTCGAAGTCCTACCAGTACGGCATCGACAACGGGTTCAACCCGGGTGCCTGCCCGGCCGGCGAGCAGTGTGCCCGCAACATCCGTACCGACGGGTTGGGTGCCTGGCGGGCGGCGGTCGGCGACGAGGTGGCCGACTCGTACGAGCTGGTCTTCATCCTCTCCGCCGGCCAGGACGAGTCGTCGACCTGGCAGGAGTTCGGCCAGATGATGTTCCAGACGAAGGAGGACGTGCCGGACGCCTGGGGCCCGCCGGATCCGAACCTGCCGAACTGGGCACGGACCCGCTACGTCGAGTGGACCTCGTGGAAGGCGGCGGCGTCGATCTGGCCGAACGCCGGCGGCGGGTCGTCGACCCAGGCGGAGAGCTCCGGCATGGGGGTGTACGCGCACGAGCTGAGCCATCTGCTGAGCATCGGCGACAACTACAACAACCCGTACGGCTCGCCGCTGCGCCGCACGTACACCGGTATCTGGGGAATGATGTCGCGCGGGTCGTTCAACGGGCCGGGTGGTCCGCACAGTCGCTGGCAGATCCCGCCGACCAACGGTGCCTCGATGGGGTCGTTGCACATGGTCCGCGACAAGATCAAGATTGGGTTGCTGGGTGAGGAGCATCTGCTGCGGCTGTCCCGGGAGGCGTTGGCCTCGTCGGGGATCGTCGTCGCCGAGGTCACCGCGCGGTCGGTCGACGCCGGACCCAACGGCCTGACCGGCATCAACATCGCCATGGACCGGGACCGGTCGCCGGCCTGCAGCACCAGCGCCGACCCGCTCTGCGACGGCGGCAACTTCAACAACTACACCGTCGAGGTCGTCGACCGGATGGGCGCCGACTCGTTCACCCCGGACGCCGGGGTGCTGCTGAGCAAGACCAAGAACGCCGACAGCGCCCCGTTCGTCTGGGTGGTCGACGCCAACCCGCAGGACATCGACATGGTCGACTTCTACCAGCCGGACGGCACCCCGCAGAAGATCACCATGGGCGACTACCGGCAGCTGTCCGACGCGCTGTTCCACGCCGGCAGCGGCTCCGGCAGCGAGTTCGAGTACGTCGACGAGGCCAACCGGCTGCACTTCTACATCCTGGACCTGCGCCGCGACCGCGACGGTGTGCTGTCGTACACGGTGGCGGTGCGGTCCCTGGACGGTGCCGGCGGCCCGAGCACGCACGGCGTCGCGGTCGGCGACGGCCGGGTGACCACGCCGAACAGCAAGCCGACCAACCGGGGCGTGACCTGCTCGTTCGACCTCACCAACACCGGCACCTACTCGGCCGGTGGCCAGCAGCACCCGGAGGACGTCTCCGCGTACCTCGACTCCGACGTCTACCGGCTGTCGACCCGGGCGGCCGGGATCGGCTGGCGCTCGGAACTGCCCAACGAGTTGGCGACCGTCGAGTTCGGCAAGTCGACCACGGTGAAGGTGTCGGTCGCCGCCGCCGCCGACGCGGTGCCCACCGGCTACATCAAACTGACCGCCACCTCGGTCAGCGACCCGACGAAGACCGTGACCGAGACGTGCCGCGTGAACAAGTCTTGA
- a CDS encoding TlpA family protein disulfide reductase, whose translation MALLAAAATGCGSDLIEHPEPSPSAVAGGALTLPGPAPTDLGLRPAPTDSPPAPAVSGTLTDRTPLALADLWGDRAVVLTFFTSWCTTCADQQAALSELAGANADRVVFVGVVGADDDPAQVQDYLRRHQVDHPVLVDDDQTIWRAYAVREPPAVVLIARGGVLLRGFPGGIEASALERILTELVLAD comes from the coding sequence GTGGCCTTGCTCGCGGCAGCGGCGACCGGATGCGGTAGCGATCTGATCGAACATCCCGAACCGTCGCCGTCGGCGGTGGCCGGGGGAGCGCTGACGCTGCCCGGCCCGGCGCCGACCGACCTCGGGTTGCGTCCGGCCCCGACCGACTCTCCGCCGGCCCCGGCGGTCAGCGGTACGTTGACCGACCGCACCCCGCTGGCGTTGGCAGACCTGTGGGGCGACCGGGCGGTGGTGCTGACCTTCTTCACATCCTGGTGCACGACCTGCGCGGACCAGCAGGCCGCGCTCAGTGAGCTGGCCGGGGCGAACGCCGACCGGGTGGTGTTCGTCGGGGTGGTCGGCGCCGACGACGACCCGGCGCAGGTGCAGGACTACCTGCGCCGGCACCAGGTGGACCATCCGGTGCTGGTCGACGACGACCAGACGATCTGGCGGGCGTACGCGGTGCGTGAGCCGCCGGCCGTGGTGCTGATCGCCCGTGGTGGCGTGCTGCTGCGGGGCTTCCCGGGCGGGATCGAGGCGTCCGCCCTGGAGCGCATCCTGACTGAGCTGGTCCTGGCCGACTGA
- a CDS encoding SDR family NAD(P)-dependent oxidoreductase — protein MRRRDPSLFSSFGEIPLQPIFVAVDLAVHLSNCPSRRNVEDLHSPELVRRWIDERPDGQGGAMPNVSDMFRLDGQVALVTGASRGIGKAIALGLAAAGADVAVLARGTAALEEVAKEIADLGRRSFVITCDIEDAGQIENSVSAAVAELGRVDIMVNNAGGFSHVGPFLEMTTDDWNRTTRSNLESVVHFCRLVGRQMIENGRGSVINVASVGGYNGVPMLGPYAVAKAGVISLTRTLSAEWAAHGVRVNAIAPGWTRTQLTSAFAGNPELERELIRTVPLGQWGEPEDLAGAAVYLASAASRMVTGSCLTVDGGVTAYDTGPSMIEMLKAGRIPV, from the coding sequence TTGAGGCGTCGTGATCCATCACTCTTCTCCTCATTTGGCGAAATACCACTCCAACCAATCTTTGTTGCGGTCGACCTCGCAGTACATCTTTCAAATTGCCCTTCGCGTCGCAACGTCGAAGACCTCCATTCGCCGGAGTTGGTGCGACGCTGGATCGACGAACGGCCCGACGGGCAAGGAGGGGCGATGCCGAACGTATCCGACATGTTTCGACTGGATGGCCAGGTCGCGCTGGTCACCGGGGCCTCCCGTGGGATCGGCAAGGCGATCGCGCTCGGCCTGGCCGCAGCGGGTGCCGACGTCGCGGTTCTCGCGCGCGGCACCGCCGCGCTGGAGGAGGTGGCCAAGGAGATCGCCGACCTCGGCCGGCGCAGCTTCGTGATCACGTGCGACATCGAGGACGCCGGGCAGATCGAGAACTCCGTTTCTGCCGCCGTCGCCGAGCTCGGCCGAGTCGACATCATGGTCAACAATGCGGGCGGGTTCAGCCACGTCGGGCCGTTTCTCGAAATGACCACCGACGACTGGAATCGGACCACGCGTAGCAATCTCGAATCGGTGGTCCACTTCTGCCGGCTGGTCGGACGCCAGATGATCGAAAACGGCCGGGGTTCGGTGATCAACGTGGCGTCGGTCGGCGGATACAACGGCGTCCCGATGCTCGGGCCGTACGCGGTGGCGAAAGCCGGCGTGATCTCGCTGACCCGCACCCTCTCGGCGGAATGGGCCGCGCACGGCGTACGGGTCAACGCGATCGCACCCGGCTGGACGAGAACCCAACTCACCAGCGCTTTCGCCGGCAATCCGGAGCTGGAGAGGGAGCTGATCCGGACGGTGCCGCTGGGCCAGTGGGGCGAGCCGGAGGATCTGGCCGGCGCGGCGGTCTATCTCGCCAGCGCGGCGTCCCGCATGGTCACCGGTAGCTGTCTGACCGTCGATGGTGGCGTGACGGCGTACGACACCGGCCCTTCCATGATCGAAATGCTGAAAGCTGGTCGGATTCCGGTGTGA
- a CDS encoding SgcJ/EcaC family oxidoreductase, with protein sequence MDHDASTVRPDDAAAVQEIVRRITMSWNENDADSLCTVYADDASVVLPGAQLKGQKNIREWMAQAFDGKWKGTHVIGQPLELRYLRDDVLLMISQGGAYLPGSSEVPVENAIRGIWVFIKENGEWTITGYGNTPVRAPIPLPDTYR encoded by the coding sequence ATGGATCACGACGCCTCAACCGTTCGTCCGGACGACGCGGCTGCAGTGCAGGAGATCGTCCGGCGTATTACCATGTCGTGGAACGAAAACGACGCCGACTCCCTGTGCACCGTGTACGCCGACGACGCGTCGGTCGTCCTCCCCGGCGCCCAGCTCAAGGGGCAGAAGAACATTCGGGAGTGGATGGCGCAGGCCTTCGACGGTAAATGGAAGGGTACCCATGTGATCGGGCAGCCGTTGGAGCTGCGGTATCTCCGGGACGACGTGCTGCTGATGATCTCGCAGGGTGGCGCGTACCTGCCGGGCTCCAGCGAGGTGCCGGTGGAGAACGCGATCCGTGGAATCTGGGTGTTCATCAAGGAGAACGGCGAGTGGACCATCACCGGGTACGGGAACACGCCCGTACGGGCACCCATTCCACTGCCCGACACGTATCGCTGA
- a CDS encoding cytochrome P450 family protein → MRSDGCPYVIDRAGTDVQGEAAQLRTLGSAVEVELPGGVRAWSINSYALAKRLFADPRVAKDPRRHWPAFVNGDISDDWPLISWVKMDSMTINDGADHRRLRGLIAPDFGPRRIEAQRAMIEGIVADLLDRLAAQPDGVPVDLRSNYAAPLPAQMICELFGVPEDARPGLLRGLELAVDTTLPPEVAAANVREWQAGLQSLVDAKRMAPADDMTSRLVQALDADQLNDSEVIGSLFNVLGAGSETVMNLMTKAVIALLTHPEQRALLDTGQTSWDDVIEETLRVEAPIAQLPIRFAVSDIELDDGVTIRAGTPILMCLASTGRDPQRYGADADTFDLGRADKEHLSFGYGAHFCIGASLARLEASIALPALFARFPDLALAVPADELGPAGTFIMNGHRSLPVFLNGKPTG, encoded by the coding sequence GTGCGGAGCGACGGCTGTCCGTATGTCATCGACCGTGCCGGCACGGACGTTCAGGGCGAGGCGGCTCAGCTGCGGACACTGGGTTCCGCGGTCGAGGTCGAACTTCCCGGCGGGGTGCGTGCCTGGTCGATCAACAGCTACGCGCTGGCCAAGCGGTTGTTCGCGGATCCCCGGGTGGCCAAGGATCCGCGTCGGCACTGGCCGGCGTTCGTCAACGGGGACATCAGTGACGACTGGCCCCTGATCAGCTGGGTCAAGATGGACAGCATGACGATCAACGACGGCGCCGACCACCGGCGACTGCGCGGGTTGATCGCCCCCGACTTCGGTCCGCGGCGCATCGAGGCGCAACGGGCGATGATCGAAGGCATCGTCGCCGACCTGCTGGACCGGCTTGCCGCCCAGCCTGACGGAGTGCCGGTCGACCTGCGGTCGAACTACGCCGCCCCGTTGCCGGCCCAGATGATCTGCGAACTGTTCGGCGTACCGGAGGATGCCCGACCCGGGTTGTTGCGCGGCCTGGAACTGGCCGTCGACACCACGTTGCCGCCGGAGGTGGCCGCCGCGAACGTACGCGAATGGCAGGCGGGGCTGCAGAGTCTGGTGGACGCGAAGCGGATGGCGCCGGCCGACGACATGACCAGCCGTCTCGTCCAGGCACTGGACGCCGACCAGCTCAACGACTCCGAGGTGATCGGCTCGCTGTTCAACGTGCTCGGAGCTGGTTCCGAGACCGTGATGAACCTGATGACGAAAGCGGTCATCGCCCTGCTCACCCATCCGGAGCAGCGGGCGCTGCTGGATACCGGGCAGACCTCCTGGGACGACGTCATCGAGGAGACGTTGCGCGTCGAGGCACCCATCGCCCAACTACCGATCCGATTCGCGGTCTCCGACATCGAGCTCGACGACGGTGTCACCATCAGGGCGGGGACCCCGATCCTCATGTGCCTGGCTTCGACCGGCCGCGATCCGCAGCGGTACGGGGCGGATGCGGACACCTTCGACCTCGGCCGCGCAGACAAGGAACATCTGTCCTTCGGCTACGGCGCTCACTTCTGCATCGGGGCGTCGCTGGCCCGACTGGAGGCGTCGATCGCGCTTCCGGCCCTGTTCGCCCGCTTCCCGGACCTGGCGCTGGCTGTTCCCGCCGACGAGTTGGGACCAGCCGGAACCTTCATCATGAACGGGCACCGGAGCCTGCCGGTCTTTCTGAACGGCAAGCCCACCGGTTGA
- a CDS encoding CocE/NonD family hydrolase has protein sequence MGRIGRSWGAATLVLPLAVGAMFGASSPAYAQQAPSIVVSDGVTQPVFGYADAIREKLFIDSTFDSDGDGLRDIIAFDVIRPRATEDGLRVPVIMDASPYYTTLCRGNDSQCKQDLDGDGLLDKWPLFYDNYFVPRGYAIILLDMVGTGGSTGCPTTNANQDNLSAKQAVNWLNGRAVARDAAGEAVTADWHNGHTGMIGKSYDGSLAMATAVTGVKGLTTIVPIGGPSEYYDYVRSNGVVTRGNDYPSYLANVVTNPDRRDYCKPVRDALAANDGDEHGDYTAFWNERSYVKKVDKITASVFLVHGINDDNVRADHMSKFWYALAEHDVTRKLWITQTGHVDPFDFRRAEWVDTLHRWFDFWLHQVPNGIMDEPRVDVERAADVWETYADWPVPGKADTEVFLQPGTDGAGGLGLVPVAKPTTVRFQDNPTQSQNTMIGNPEAVQPNRLVYLSEPLTAPLHISGTAEIKIRAAADQTDTHFGAILVDYGTDERVAHRASGEGIVTLSTKDCWGEASAFDDGCYRQTEKRVATADQELVTKGIMDASNRQSIRVDAPLTPGTAYNFSFPLLPEDYVFQPGHRIGVILVASYPQYSSQAVQTRANIDVALKTSRIVLPVVGGTAAAHAAGL, from the coding sequence ATGGGACGTATCGGCAGATCGTGGGGGGCCGCCACCCTGGTCCTGCCACTGGCCGTGGGTGCCATGTTCGGCGCGTCGTCACCGGCGTACGCCCAGCAGGCCCCGTCGATCGTGGTGTCCGACGGCGTCACGCAGCCGGTCTTCGGCTATGCGGACGCGATCCGGGAGAAACTGTTCATCGACTCGACCTTCGACAGCGACGGTGACGGGCTGCGCGACATCATCGCGTTCGACGTCATCCGGCCGCGCGCCACCGAAGACGGGCTACGGGTGCCCGTCATCATGGACGCCAGCCCGTACTACACGACGCTGTGCCGGGGCAACGACTCACAGTGCAAGCAGGACCTCGACGGCGACGGCCTGCTCGACAAGTGGCCACTGTTCTACGACAACTACTTCGTGCCGCGCGGCTACGCGATCATCCTGCTGGACATGGTCGGCACCGGTGGCTCCACCGGCTGCCCGACCACCAACGCCAACCAGGACAATCTCAGCGCCAAGCAGGCGGTCAACTGGCTCAACGGGCGGGCGGTGGCCCGCGACGCGGCCGGCGAGGCGGTCACCGCCGACTGGCACAACGGCCACACCGGCATGATCGGCAAGTCGTACGACGGCTCGCTGGCGATGGCGACGGCGGTGACCGGCGTCAAGGGCCTGACCACGATCGTGCCGATCGGCGGCCCCAGCGAGTACTACGACTACGTACGCAGCAACGGGGTGGTGACCCGGGGCAACGACTACCCGTCGTACCTGGCGAACGTGGTCACCAACCCGGACCGCCGGGACTACTGCAAGCCGGTACGCGACGCGCTGGCCGCCAACGACGGCGACGAGCACGGCGACTACACCGCGTTCTGGAACGAGCGCAGCTACGTCAAGAAGGTCGACAAGATCACCGCGAGTGTGTTCCTGGTGCACGGGATCAACGACGACAACGTGCGCGCCGACCACATGAGCAAGTTCTGGTACGCCCTGGCCGAGCACGACGTCACCCGCAAGCTGTGGATCACGCAGACCGGGCACGTCGACCCGTTCGACTTCCGGCGCGCCGAGTGGGTCGACACCCTGCACCGCTGGTTCGACTTCTGGCTGCACCAGGTGCCGAACGGGATCATGGACGAGCCCCGGGTGGACGTGGAACGGGCCGCCGACGTGTGGGAGACGTACGCCGACTGGCCGGTGCCGGGCAAGGCCGACACGGAGGTCTTCCTGCAGCCGGGGACGGACGGCGCCGGCGGGCTCGGCCTGGTCCCGGTGGCGAAGCCGACCACCGTACGGTTCCAGGACAACCCGACACAGAGTCAGAACACGATGATCGGCAACCCGGAGGCGGTGCAGCCGAACCGGCTCGTCTACCTCTCCGAGCCGCTGACCGCCCCGCTGCACATCTCCGGCACCGCCGAGATCAAGATCCGGGCCGCCGCCGACCAGACCGACACCCACTTCGGGGCGATCCTGGTCGACTACGGCACCGACGAGCGGGTGGCGCACCGGGCCTCCGGCGAAGGCATCGTCACCCTGTCCACCAAGGACTGTTGGGGGGAGGCGAGCGCCTTCGACGACGGCTGTTACCGGCAGACCGAGAAACGGGTCGCCACCGCCGACCAGGAGCTGGTCACCAAGGGCATCATGGACGCCAGCAACCGACAGTCGATCCGGGTGGACGCCCCACTGACCCCGGGTACGGCGTACAACTTCAGTTTCCCGCTGCTGCCCGAGGACTACGTGTTCCAGCCCGGTCACCGGATCGGGGTGATCCTGGTGGCGTCCTACCCGCAGTATTCGTCCCAGGCGGTGCAGACCCGGGCCAACATCGACGTGGCGTTGAAGACCAGCCGCATCGTGTTGCCGGTGGTCGGCGGGACCGCCGCCGCCCACGCCGCCGGCCTCTGA
- a CDS encoding LacI family DNA-binding transcriptional regulator: protein MREVARAAGVSVSTVANVLSRPSIVAPETRRRVEAAIEGVGYVPNGPARQLRGVPSPIVGSVTLDLANPFYAEVNRGIEDRLTEDGCLILACSTDLRAAKERELLKLLQTQAVRGIIISPIGTDPQPLLRLSRHGIPVVLLDHPSGGLELCAVVVDDVAGGRLAGEHLLTLGHRRIAFLGGTVDAEAVARRRDGVREALVAAGLDPAVALLDVRVPLHPPPLVEAAASAAALILDAVPPVTATVCLNDLAALGLLDGLAAAGVRVPADMSVVGYDDLSFARRLAPALTTVWRPKYQLGRAAAELLLDEAGPEHTHREEWFGPSLAVRASTGPPPLRPSKRID, encoded by the coding sequence ATGCGGGAGGTCGCGAGGGCCGCCGGGGTCTCGGTCTCCACCGTCGCGAACGTACTGAGCCGACCGTCGATCGTGGCACCGGAGACCCGTCGTCGGGTCGAGGCGGCGATCGAGGGCGTCGGCTACGTGCCCAACGGCCCGGCCCGCCAGCTACGCGGCGTGCCCAGCCCGATCGTCGGCAGCGTCACCCTGGACCTGGCCAACCCGTTCTACGCCGAGGTCAACCGGGGCATCGAGGACCGGCTCACCGAGGACGGCTGCCTGATCCTCGCCTGCAGCACCGACCTGCGCGCGGCCAAGGAGCGCGAGCTGCTGAAACTGCTGCAGACCCAGGCGGTACGGGGCATCATCATCTCGCCGATCGGCACGGACCCGCAGCCACTGCTGCGGTTGAGCCGGCACGGCATCCCGGTGGTGCTGCTGGACCACCCGAGCGGCGGGCTCGAGCTGTGCGCGGTCGTGGTGGACGACGTCGCGGGTGGGCGGTTGGCCGGCGAGCATCTGCTCACCCTCGGCCACCGGCGGATCGCGTTCCTCGGCGGCACGGTGGACGCCGAGGCGGTGGCCCGGCGTCGCGATGGCGTACGCGAGGCGCTGGTGGCAGCCGGTCTCGACCCGGCGGTGGCGTTGCTGGACGTACGCGTACCGCTGCATCCGCCGCCGTTGGTCGAAGCCGCCGCCTCGGCCGCGGCGCTGATCCTCGACGCGGTCCCGCCGGTGACGGCGACGGTCTGCCTCAACGACCTGGCGGCGCTGGGGCTGCTGGACGGGTTGGCGGCGGCGGGCGTACGGGTGCCGGCGGACATGTCGGTGGTGGGCTACGACGATCTGTCGTTCGCGCGCCGGCTGGCACCCGCGCTGACGACGGTCTGGCGGCCGAAGTATCAGCTCGGCCGGGCCGCCGCCGAGTTGCTGCTGGATGAGGCAGGGCCGGAGCACACGCACCGGGAGGAGTGGTTCGGGCCGTCGTTGGCGGTGCGTGCCTCCACCGGACCGCCGCCACTGCGTCCGTCGAAGCGCATCGACTGA